One Nitrospira sp. DNA window includes the following coding sequences:
- a CDS encoding Acetate kinase — MKKEVGRRTERSWIFRLLCPDDRSMLKERQASMVGVSNGVPAVLILNAGSSSVKWALFRLGSPPVRAAAGKIERIGLADGLITSVDPATGQSLRRTAHVADHAASVRVLIEQLAQSGRGLSVQAIGHRVVHGGNLYVDSQVVTSEVMEELHRLSPYDPEHLPAEITLIEAFGKEYPNVPHVACFDTGFHRHLPRVAHLLAIPRRYEGLGVRRYGFHGLSYAYLMEELERVAGREAARGKVILAHLGNGASLAAVRAGVSIDTTMGFTPASGLPMSTRSGDLDPGLLSYLSKTEGMTVEQWHDMVNARSGLLGLSEISSDMKDLLEQERRDVRAAEAVALFCYQGKKWIGAYAAALGGLNQLVFSGGIGEQAAAVRARMCEGLEFLGIRLDQARNEAGDQVISGPESRVTVRVIRTDEESQIARSVCSLLELDAGR, encoded by the coding sequence GTGAAAAAGGAGGTCGGCAGGAGAACGGAGAGGTCTTGGATTTTCCGGTTGCTCTGTCCGGACGACCGTTCTATGTTGAAGGAGAGGCAGGCAAGCATGGTCGGTGTCAGCAACGGAGTTCCCGCGGTTCTCATCCTCAACGCCGGATCGTCCAGTGTGAAGTGGGCGCTGTTTCGCCTGGGATCTCCTCCGGTGCGGGCGGCGGCGGGGAAGATCGAACGGATCGGCCTCGCGGACGGGCTGATCACCTCCGTCGATCCTGCGACGGGACAGAGCTTGCGACGGACCGCTCATGTGGCGGACCACGCGGCTTCTGTGCGGGTGCTGATCGAACAACTTGCGCAAAGCGGCAGGGGGTTGTCCGTTCAGGCGATCGGGCATCGGGTCGTGCATGGAGGAAACCTGTATGTGGATTCGCAAGTGGTCACGTCGGAGGTGATGGAGGAGTTGCATCGGCTCAGCCCCTACGACCCGGAACATCTGCCGGCGGAAATCACCTTGATCGAAGCCTTCGGCAAAGAATATCCGAACGTGCCCCACGTGGCCTGTTTCGATACGGGGTTCCACCGCCATCTGCCGCGCGTCGCTCACCTGTTGGCCATCCCACGTCGCTACGAAGGACTGGGCGTCAGGCGCTATGGGTTTCACGGGCTGTCCTATGCCTACCTGATGGAGGAGTTGGAACGAGTGGCCGGCCGTGAGGCTGCGCGGGGGAAGGTGATTCTTGCCCACCTTGGAAACGGGGCGAGCCTGGCCGCCGTGCGGGCCGGCGTGAGCATCGATACGACGATGGGATTTACCCCCGCTTCGGGACTGCCGATGAGCACCAGGTCCGGCGACCTGGACCCCGGTCTCCTGTCGTATCTGTCCAAAACCGAAGGCATGACGGTGGAACAGTGGCACGACATGGTGAATGCCCGCTCCGGCCTGTTGGGGCTGTCGGAGATCAGCTCGGATATGAAGGATTTGCTGGAACAGGAACGGCGCGATGTGAGGGCGGCTGAGGCGGTGGCTCTGTTCTGTTATCAGGGAAAAAAATGGATCGGCGCCTATGCGGCAGCCCTGGGTGGATTGAATCAGCTCGTGTTCAGCGGCGGCATCGGCGAACAGGCTGCCGCGGTTCGAGCCCGTATGTGCGAGGGCTTGGAGTTTCTCGGCATCCGGTTGGATCAGGCTCGCAACGAGGCAGGCGACCAGGTCATTTCCGGTCCCGAGAGCAGAGTGACGGTTCGCGTCATCCGCACGGATGAAGAGAGTCAGATCGCGCGATCGGTCTGCAGCCTGCTGGAGCTGGACGCGGGCCGTTGA
- a CDS encoding putative MFS-type transporter — protein sequence MQAQAGQGWEPMEEARRESLRIRFDRVSGHAAAWRRLLTTRNFGWLWSGQVISQIGDGLTKVALLFFVYDLTGSALKMTVIGVLQTIPPLLFGPFAGVYLDRLPKRATLIVVDLVRVELLILIPTLYGMNSLSLVSLYAIVFAISCFSMAYGPMLSAIVPLIAEKDELTPANALIQGSVTIGQLLGPAISGLLIALIGAQNVLYANAGTFFLSALCKIPLALPQQAEKARTSTHTALEDLRAGFKFVFQDHPILLLLVIIASVFMFSSTGFVFMLPVIGEQILRVDSVGLGWLWSSLGIGLLLSTLWLVLSEQRRLCRRLWIMAGAALIGGLAVLALTWTSSFIGAALLIAAIGGSSGLITPIVASSLQENTPKDLLARIFSVFNTGTMGMAILGMTMFGWTADRYGPSLALSAMAAVGIATAVLTASTIPWCKRLDPQGSTAGSHA from the coding sequence ATGCAAGCGCAGGCGGGGCAAGGTTGGGAGCCGATGGAGGAGGCGAGGCGGGAATCATTGCGCATCCGATTCGACAGGGTATCCGGCCACGCCGCTGCATGGCGCCGGCTCCTGACCACTCGTAATTTCGGCTGGTTGTGGTCGGGGCAGGTGATCTCCCAAATCGGTGACGGCCTGACCAAAGTGGCGCTCCTGTTTTTTGTGTATGATCTTACCGGTTCGGCGCTCAAGATGACCGTCATCGGAGTGCTGCAGACTATTCCGCCCTTGCTGTTCGGACCCTTCGCGGGTGTCTATCTCGATCGTCTACCGAAGCGGGCAACCCTGATCGTCGTCGACCTCGTTCGTGTCGAACTTCTTATTCTCATCCCGACGCTGTATGGAATGAACTCACTGTCCCTTGTGTCCCTCTATGCCATTGTCTTCGCCATCTCCTGCTTTTCGATGGCGTATGGGCCGATGTTGAGCGCCATCGTCCCCCTCATTGCGGAGAAGGATGAGCTCACTCCCGCCAATGCCCTCATTCAAGGCAGTGTGACGATCGGCCAACTGTTGGGTCCGGCCATCAGCGGCCTGTTGATTGCACTTATCGGAGCCCAGAACGTCCTCTATGCCAATGCCGGGACGTTCTTCCTCTCGGCCCTGTGCAAAATTCCCCTCGCATTGCCCCAACAGGCTGAGAAGGCCCGCACCTCGACTCACACGGCCTTGGAAGACCTGCGAGCCGGTTTCAAGTTCGTCTTCCAGGATCACCCAATCCTATTGCTGCTGGTGATTATCGCCTCCGTCTTCATGTTCAGCTCGACCGGCTTCGTGTTCATGTTGCCGGTCATTGGAGAGCAGATCCTGCGAGTCGACTCGGTCGGTTTAGGATGGCTTTGGTCCTCGCTGGGCATCGGCCTGCTCCTTTCCACACTCTGGCTCGTCTTGTCCGAACAGAGACGTCTCTGTCGACGTCTCTGGATCATGGCCGGCGCCGCGCTCATCGGCGGTCTGGCCGTCCTCGCCTTGACCTGGACCAGCTCGTTCATTGGGGCCGCGTTGTTGATTGCAGCCATCGGCGGCAGTTCGGGGCTGATCACACCGATCGTCGCCAGTTCGCTGCAGGAGAACACGCCCAAAGATCTGCTGGCCAGGATTTTCAGCGTATTCAATACGGGCACCATGGGCATGGCCATTCTCGGCATGACAATGTTCGGTTGGACTGCCGACCGGTATGGCCCCTCCCTCGCACTATCGGCCATGGCTGCGGTGGGGATCGCAACGGCCGTTCTGACCGCCTCGACGATCCCATGGTGTAAACGGCTCGATCCTCAAGGCAGCACGGCTGGAAGCCACGCCTGA
- a CDS encoding phosphoketolase family protein, with the protein MTQTTQVNQPLNPDIARRMHAYWRAANYLSVGQIYLLDNPLLKQPLKREHIKPRLLGHWGTTPGLNFIYVHLNRIIKEQDIPVLYITGPGHGGPGIVANVYLEGTYSEVYPNISQDEAGLQRLFKQFSFPGGIPSHVAPETPGSIHEGGELGYSLAHAYGAVFDHPDLLAACVIGDGEAETGPLAGSWHGNKFLNPVRDGAVLPILHLNGYKIAGPTVLARMPPDELESLLIGYGHQPYFVEGDDPATMHQLMASTLDEIVASIRHIQQEARTKGFTGRPRWPMLVLRTPKGWTGPKEVDGKQVEGSFRSHQVPMGDMDRPEHVQLLEQWLKSYQPEELFDDRGRLLPELAALAPTGERRMGAIPCANGGNLLRDLHMPDFRQYAVPVMKPGADDAEATKVQGLFLRDVLKMNRTNFRLFGPDETASNRWTAVFEVADRCSTEEILPTDDHVAHDGRVMEVLSEHLCQGWLEGYLLTGRHGFLNCYEAFIHIVDSMFNQHAKWLKTSREIPWRRPIASLNYLLTSHVWRQDHNGFSHQDPGFIDHVVNKKAEVIRVYLPPDANTLLSVTDHCLRSRDYVNVVVAGKQPAPQWLDMDAAILHCTAGIGIWEWASNDRGSEPDVVMACCGDVPTMETLAAVELLRVALPNLKVRVINIVDLMKLQPPNEHPHGLSDKEFDALFTTDKPIIFAFHGYPWLIHRLTYRRTNHHNLHVRGYKEEGTTTTPFDMVVLNDLDRFHLVADVVDRVPHLGARAAYLKQDMRDKRIQHKQYIAMYGTDMPEIRNWKWSGRR; encoded by the coding sequence ATGACCCAGACGACCCAGGTGAATCAGCCGCTGAACCCCGACATAGCGCGGCGTATGCATGCCTATTGGCGGGCGGCGAACTATCTCTCCGTCGGGCAGATCTATCTGCTCGACAACCCCCTGCTGAAGCAGCCGTTGAAACGGGAACATATCAAGCCGCGCCTGCTCGGCCATTGGGGGACGACGCCGGGGCTGAATTTCATCTACGTCCATCTCAATCGCATCATCAAGGAACAGGACATTCCGGTGCTCTATATCACGGGCCCCGGCCATGGCGGGCCAGGCATCGTCGCGAACGTCTATCTCGAGGGCACCTACAGCGAAGTTTATCCCAATATTTCGCAGGATGAGGCCGGTCTGCAGCGGCTCTTCAAGCAGTTTTCATTCCCCGGCGGCATTCCGAGCCACGTCGCGCCGGAAACGCCCGGGTCCATCCATGAGGGCGGCGAGCTGGGCTACTCCCTGGCCCATGCGTACGGAGCGGTGTTCGACCATCCGGACCTGCTGGCGGCCTGTGTGATCGGAGACGGTGAAGCGGAAACCGGACCGCTCGCCGGAAGCTGGCATGGGAACAAGTTTTTGAATCCGGTGCGCGACGGCGCCGTATTGCCGATCCTGCATCTGAACGGATACAAAATCGCCGGTCCGACCGTGCTGGCCCGCATGCCGCCGGACGAACTCGAATCCCTGTTGATCGGGTACGGCCATCAACCCTATTTCGTCGAGGGTGACGACCCCGCGACGATGCATCAACTGATGGCCTCCACGCTGGATGAGATCGTCGCTTCCATCCGTCACATTCAGCAGGAGGCCCGGACGAAGGGCTTCACCGGGCGGCCGCGCTGGCCCATGCTCGTCCTCCGGACACCGAAGGGGTGGACCGGACCGAAGGAAGTGGACGGGAAACAGGTGGAGGGGAGTTTTCGTTCCCATCAAGTCCCGATGGGAGACATGGATCGGCCGGAACATGTGCAGCTGTTGGAGCAATGGCTGAAAAGTTATCAACCGGAGGAATTATTCGATGACAGGGGGAGGCTGTTGCCAGAACTCGCCGCGCTGGCGCCGACGGGCGAGCGGCGCATGGGCGCCATCCCCTGCGCGAACGGCGGCAACCTGTTGCGCGATCTCCATATGCCGGACTTTCGGCAGTACGCGGTGCCGGTCATGAAGCCGGGCGCCGACGATGCCGAGGCGACGAAGGTGCAGGGGCTGTTTCTGCGCGATGTCCTGAAGATGAATCGGACCAACTTCCGGCTCTTCGGGCCGGATGAAACGGCGTCGAACCGCTGGACGGCTGTGTTCGAGGTGGCCGATCGCTGCTCCACGGAAGAGATTCTCCCCACCGACGACCATGTGGCGCATGACGGGCGGGTCATGGAAGTGCTGAGCGAGCACCTCTGTCAGGGTTGGCTCGAAGGGTATCTCCTGACCGGCCGACATGGATTCTTGAACTGTTACGAGGCGTTCATCCACATCGTGGACTCGATGTTCAACCAACATGCGAAGTGGCTCAAGACCTCGCGCGAGATTCCCTGGCGGCGGCCCATCGCGTCGCTCAATTATCTGCTGACCTCGCATGTGTGGCGGCAGGACCACAACGGATTCAGCCATCAAGACCCGGGATTCATCGACCATGTGGTCAATAAGAAGGCCGAGGTCATCCGCGTCTATCTGCCGCCGGACGCGAACACGCTCCTGTCCGTGACCGACCATTGCCTGCGGAGTCGCGATTACGTGAATGTGGTCGTGGCGGGCAAGCAGCCGGCGCCGCAATGGCTCGACATGGATGCCGCCATCCTGCATTGCACGGCGGGGATCGGCATTTGGGAATGGGCGAGCAACGACCGCGGCAGCGAACCGGACGTCGTGATGGCCTGTTGCGGCGATGTGCCCACGATGGAAACCCTAGCGGCGGTGGAGTTGCTGCGTGTGGCCCTGCCCAATTTGAAAGTGCGTGTCATCAACATCGTCGATCTCATGAAGCTCCAGCCGCCCAATGAACATCCGCACGGTCTATCCGACAAAGAATTCGATGCCCTCTTCACCACCGATAAACCGATTATCTTCGCCTTCCACGGATACCCGTGGCTGATCCATCGGTTGACCTATCGGCGGACCAACCACCACAATCTGCATGTGCGCGGCTACAAGGAAGAGGGCACGACGACCACGCCGTTCGACATGGTCGTGTTGAACGATCTGGACCGCTTCCACCTCGTGGCCGACGTCGTGGACCGGGTGCCGCATCTCGGTGCCCGCGCCGCCTATCTCAAGCAGGACATGCGCGACAAACGGATCCAGCACAAACAGTACATTGCGATGTATGGGACGGACATGCCGGAGATCAGGAATTGGAAGTGGAGCGGCAGGCGGTAG
- a CDS encoding Formate hydrogenlyase transcriptional activator: MRDHLDIQTAEPEVAQHRALLDVSEAISRHRDLHELFRDLAQRLPHVVHVNFVALSLHDPDRHVMRLHTLQANVPADIVGGHEEPIEETPAGWVWQTQQPLIVPDLAEERRWPIVTARMREDGVQSLCVVPLTTALRRLGAVGFASQRKGSHDGSDVEFLRQVGKQVAVAVDNVLHHQDLTRDRDRLRLLLEVSESIASHCDLQDLFRDLAGRLPRIVPFDYINVVLHESGRNVMRLWLLVTSQPSTISPGLETPVDESPGGLVWKTQQPLIVNDVMQEHRFTKLMSMLRENSVQSFCVVPLTTAQRRLGAMGFGSLQRRVYLESEIDFMQQVAKQVAVAVDNALNAAAARVSQRQLECERDRQRLLLEVNNAVVSHLGLEELFTAVSDCLRKVIQHDGSSLVLCDQETGRYRVHVLHFAKNESIIEEGRIESACTTPAGIAITTRKPAVLSAQDLEHLCSESPVAQHLLDEGVKALCSVPLLSYDRALGALNVGRCNDDLFTQEDVDLLNQVAHQIAIAVDNALVHKEVQGFRDRLAKEKLYLEDEIRTEHNFEEIIGDSAALKRVLNQVEIVAPTDSTVLVLGETGTGKELIARAIHARSGRRERTFVKINCAAIPTGLLESELFGHERGAFTGAIAQKAGRFELADGGTLFLDEVGDIPLELQSKLLRVLQEQEFERLGSTKTIKVDVRLVAATNRDLTRMVANKEFRNDLFYRLNVFPLTVPALRDRREDIPSLVRYFAQKFARRMNKKIDSIPTEGLARLSQYDWPGNVRELENLIERATILSPGGALHLSLEKSTSPPDSDTQSITTLEAAERDHIVRALQATNWIIGGPKGAAAKLGMKRTTLQSKMHKLNISRLQ; encoded by the coding sequence ATGAGGGACCATCTGGACATTCAGACTGCCGAGCCTGAAGTCGCCCAGCACCGCGCCTTGCTCGATGTGTCGGAAGCCATCAGCAGACACCGAGACCTGCACGAACTGTTTCGAGACCTCGCCCAACGCCTTCCTCATGTCGTCCATGTGAATTTCGTGGCCCTGTCCTTACACGATCCCGATCGCCATGTGATGAGGCTCCATACGCTTCAGGCGAATGTTCCTGCCGACATCGTGGGCGGCCATGAGGAACCGATTGAAGAGACTCCGGCCGGATGGGTCTGGCAAACGCAACAGCCGCTCATCGTGCCGGATCTGGCCGAGGAGCGTCGCTGGCCGATCGTCACCGCGAGGATGCGGGAAGACGGCGTGCAGTCGCTCTGTGTCGTACCCCTGACCACGGCGCTGCGAAGACTCGGAGCGGTGGGGTTCGCGAGCCAGCGGAAGGGGTCGCATGACGGATCGGACGTGGAATTCCTCCGGCAGGTCGGCAAACAAGTCGCCGTTGCGGTGGACAATGTCCTCCATCATCAGGACCTGACTCGTGATCGGGATCGGCTGCGCCTTCTCCTCGAAGTATCTGAATCCATCGCGTCGCACTGTGATCTGCAAGACCTGTTTCGAGACCTCGCCGGGCGCCTCCCTCGTATCGTTCCGTTCGATTACATCAATGTGGTCTTGCACGAGAGCGGGCGGAATGTGATGCGCCTCTGGTTGTTGGTGACCTCGCAACCCAGCACGATCAGCCCCGGTCTCGAAACACCTGTTGACGAATCTCCCGGGGGATTGGTGTGGAAAACCCAGCAGCCGTTGATTGTGAACGACGTTATGCAGGAGCACCGCTTCACGAAATTGATGTCGATGTTGCGGGAGAACAGCGTTCAATCCTTCTGCGTGGTGCCCCTCACGACGGCGCAGCGCCGTCTCGGCGCCATGGGATTTGGGAGCTTGCAACGGAGAGTCTATCTAGAATCAGAGATTGACTTCATGCAGCAGGTGGCCAAGCAGGTGGCGGTCGCGGTGGACAATGCGCTGAATGCCGCGGCTGCACGCGTCTCCCAACGGCAACTGGAGTGCGAGCGCGACCGCCAGCGCCTGTTGTTGGAAGTGAACAACGCGGTGGTCTCTCATTTGGGATTGGAGGAACTGTTCACCGCCGTCAGCGACTGCCTGCGCAAGGTCATCCAGCACGACGGCTCAAGTTTGGTGCTCTGTGACCAGGAGACCGGCCGGTATCGGGTCCACGTCCTGCATTTTGCGAAGAATGAATCCATCATCGAGGAGGGACGCATCGAGTCGGCCTGTACGACGCCCGCCGGCATCGCGATTACGACCAGGAAACCGGCGGTATTGAGCGCGCAGGATCTGGAACACCTCTGTTCGGAATCGCCGGTCGCGCAACACCTGCTTGACGAGGGGGTGAAAGCGCTCTGCTCGGTTCCGCTGCTCTCCTACGACCGCGCGTTGGGAGCGTTGAACGTGGGTCGGTGCAACGACGACCTGTTCACACAGGAGGACGTGGATCTCTTGAATCAGGTGGCGCATCAAATTGCGATCGCCGTCGACAATGCGTTGGTCCACAAAGAGGTTCAAGGATTCAGGGATCGGCTCGCCAAAGAGAAGCTCTATCTCGAAGACGAGATCAGGACCGAGCACAACTTCGAGGAAATCATCGGCGACAGTGCGGCGTTGAAGCGCGTGCTCAATCAGGTCGAAATCGTCGCGCCGACGGATTCCACGGTGCTGGTTCTCGGCGAAACCGGCACCGGGAAAGAGCTGATCGCCCGCGCGATCCATGCCCGCAGCGGCCGGCGGGAACGGACGTTCGTCAAAATCAATTGTGCGGCCATCCCGACCGGTCTGCTGGAAAGTGAGTTGTTCGGCCATGAACGAGGGGCGTTCACCGGAGCCATTGCGCAAAAGGCCGGCCGCTTCGAACTCGCCGACGGCGGAACGCTGTTTCTCGATGAAGTGGGAGATATTCCGCTCGAATTGCAGTCCAAATTGTTGCGGGTGCTGCAGGAACAGGAATTCGAGCGATTGGGGAGCACCAAGACGATCAAGGTCGATGTGCGTCTGGTGGCGGCGACGAACCGCGACCTCACCAGGATGGTGGCGAACAAAGAGTTTCGAAACGACCTCTTCTACCGGCTCAATGTGTTTCCGTTGACGGTGCCGGCCCTTCGTGACCGCCGGGAGGATATTCCATCCTTGGTCCGATATTTTGCGCAGAAGTTCGCCCGGCGCATGAACAAGAAAATCGATTCGATTCCCACCGAAGGCCTGGCGAGGCTCTCACAGTACGACTGGCCTGGCAATGTCCGCGAACTGGAAAATTTGATCGAACGTGCGACCATTCTTTCGCCAGGAGGAGCGTTGCACCTGTCCCTTGAGAAGTCGACCTCGCCCCCCGACAGTGACACACAGTCCATTACCACCCTGGAGGCCGCAGAGCGGGACCATATCGTACGGGCGCTCCAGGCAACCAATTGGATTATCGGTGGGCCGAAGGGTGCCGCCGCCAAGCTCGGCATGAAGCGCACCACCCTCCAGTCGAAAATGCACAAGCTCAATATCTCTCGCCTGCAGTAG
- a CDS encoding 27kDa outer membrane protein: protein MCNQLDSQAGEATIDPAVKRSLEQVIEEYIRMHPEVIEQSLQALENKRAAEEQQRQQAAIVAHQQDLLHDPASPVSGNPTGDVTVVEFFDYRCGFCKKAASAVTQLQQGDAGVRIVYKDFPILGEASELAAKAALASNLQGKHRTFHEALLAAKGDLTKEQIFHIAQEAGLDVTTLEQDMVNPEWQAVIDRNRLLAKDLGISGTPAFIVGHDLVPGTLDIKMLQDLVARRRAP from the coding sequence ATGTGCAACCAGCTCGACAGCCAGGCCGGAGAGGCGACCATCGATCCCGCCGTGAAACGATCGTTGGAACAGGTGATCGAAGAGTACATCCGGATGCATCCGGAGGTGATCGAGCAATCATTGCAGGCGTTGGAAAACAAGCGTGCGGCGGAAGAGCAACAGCGACAACAGGCCGCCATCGTCGCCCATCAACAGGACCTGCTCCATGATCCGGCTTCCCCCGTGAGCGGAAATCCGACCGGGGATGTGACCGTCGTGGAGTTCTTCGACTATCGCTGCGGGTTCTGCAAGAAGGCGGCATCGGCCGTGACCCAACTGCAACAGGGTGATGCCGGCGTGCGCATCGTCTACAAAGACTTCCCGATTCTCGGCGAGGCTTCCGAGTTGGCCGCCAAGGCAGCCCTCGCCTCGAACCTTCAGGGCAAACACCGCACCTTTCATGAAGCCCTACTGGCTGCGAAAGGCGACCTCACCAAAGAACAGATCTTCCATATCGCACAAGAGGCGGGCCTGGATGTGACGACGCTCGAACAGGACATGGTGAACCCGGAATGGCAGGCCGTCATCGACCGCAACCGCCTGCTCGCCAAAGACTTGGGCATCAGCGGCACACCGGCCTTCATCGTCGGTCACGATCTCGTACCGGGAACCCTGGACATCAAGATGCTGCAGGACTTGGTGGCTCGCAGGCGGGCGCCCTAA